GGCTATTCTATTTCCTTGAAGGCTTAAAGCCATGGGCGAGGACAGAACTTCAGCGGCAGATGGTCCAAGATTTGGCCTCCGCATAAGCTGCTGCTGAAAGGTTGACGGACTACACATTCGAAGAGAACTCTTCTAAGAAGACTCAGCCGTTTTTGAATGCGAATGTCAACAGAAATGTAAGGCCGGACCAAGTAGAAGTAGGGGAGCGGaatccaaattttccaactcaGGAGGAGGGGACAAGAGAACAGTGAACGCGAGGGACACGGCAACATCCAAACTTGTTGCCTCGATAGGGGTCTTCACTCATTGACCTTTTAATCCCTCGGGCTATGCTCCAAAGCCACTAGCATGCTTCTTAtgcagaggacctcatagagtGAATGAATGCCCTCATAAGACTGCTCTCTCTGCTCTACAGGCTCATATTCAATCGAAGGGAATAGAAGATCAGCAAGAGCCTGAGGAGGAACCTGGTCATATGGGAGCTTTGAGATTCTTGGGTGCGGTGGAGAAACAACCATGATCACCTAAGAAGTCCCAAGCTAAAGGCTTGATGTTCGTAGATGGTAGTATTAGTGGGAAAGGAGCCAAGAGCGTGATGGTTGACATATGGGCCACTCACAACTGTGTCAGAAGCTGAAGCTCGGAGGTTGGGGCTGAAGTTGGAGAAGGATGTGGGCCGCATGAAAGCTGTGAACTCAAAGGCCTTACCCACAACGGGCCTATCTCGAAGGGTATCACTCAAGTTGGGTCACTGGCAAGGGAAGACTGACCTCATAGTTGTTCAGATGGACGACTTTGATGTCATATTAGGAATGGAGTTCCTGTTGGCGAACAAAGCCATTCCCATTCCTAGTGCCCAACACTTGCTCAATATGGGAGAAAGGCCATGTGTGGTTCCCGCAAGAATCGAACAACCAAGTGAACCCCGCCTCTTGTCCGCCCTCCAGTTCAAGAAAGGCGTGAAGCGTGATGAGCCTACCTATGTAGCGGTTCCCCTGATAAGGGATGAGATTAAAGGAGAAGTGATTCTGAAGGAGATCGAGGGGGTATTGGAGAGCTATGTAGATGTGATGCCTCCCGAACTTCCCAAGGAATTACCTCCGAGAAGGAGTGTGGACCATGAGATTGAACTGCTTTCGGGGGCCAAACCACCTGCAAAGGGGCCTTACAGAATGGCTCCCCCAGAACTGGCGGAACTTCTAAAGCAGCTTAAGGACTTGCTCAAGGCAAGATTTATTAGGCCATCTAAAGCCCCCTTTGATGCGCCCGTGTTGTTTCAAAAGAACTATTATGGAAGTTGGAGATTGTGTGTGGACTATCGGGCTCTTAACAAAGTCACTGTGCGCAACAAGTACTCGATCCCTCTGATTGCAGATCTGTTTGACCAACTCAATGGTGCCAAATATTTCACAAAGCTAGATCTTCGCTCGGGGTACTATTAAGTTCTCATTGCATAAGGCGATGAACACAAGACCTCGTGCGTCACCCGTTATGGAGCCTTCGAGTTCTTGGTAATGCCATTCGGGTTGACCAACGCGCCAGCCACATTCTGCACCTTGATGAACCAAGTCTTCCACGAGTACTTGGATAAGTTTGTGGTAGTTTATCTGGATGACATTGTGGTATACAGCTCCACCCTAGAAGAACACATAGAGCACCTGAAGTTGGTGTTCCAACGGTTGCGGGACAATCAGTTGTATGTCAAGCTCGAGAAGTGCTCTTTCGCGCAAGTGACCATTAAGTTTCTAGGTCACGTTATTGAAAGGGGTCAAATCAGGATGGATATGGAGAAAGTAGAAGCCATAAAGAAGTGTCAAAACCCCAAGAATGTGAAAGAGCTACGTTCTTTTCTTGGGTTGGctaattactaccgacgtttcaTTGAGAACTACTCAAAGAAGACAACCCCTTTAACTGAGCTCTTGAAGAAGGGAGTGACATAGGACTGGAGTAGTGATTGTGAGAAGGTCTTTCAAGATTTGAAGAAGGCCGTGATGGAAGATCTGATCCTTGCCTTACCTGACCTGAATCAGCCGTTTGAAGTTCAGACAGATGCTTCTGACTTCGCCTTAGGAGGTGTTCTGCTGCAACGGGGGCATCATATTGCGTATGAAAGTCATAAACTCTCGGAAGCTGAGAGGAAATACATGGCTCAAGAGAAAGAGTTGCTAGCCGTGATTCACTGTTTAAGGACGTGGCGACACTATTTGTTGGGTAAAGTTCCTTGTGAAGACAGACAATTCTGCCGTCAGCCACTTCCTGACCCAGCCAAAGTTAACTCCAAAGCAGGCTAGGTGGCAGGAGTTTCTTGCAGAGTTTGACTTCCAGTTCGAACACAAGACTGGGCACACAAACCAAGTTGCTGATGCTCTAAGTCGCAAGGCTGACCTTGCCACCCTCAAGGTGTTGGCCACTTTGTCGAGCAGTATCATTGCCACAGACATCAAGCAACGTATTAAGGAGAGTTTGGAGAAGGATCCCATGGCGCAATGCCTCATAAAAATGGTGAAGGAAGGGAAGAGCCGTCGGTTTTGGATGAAGGATGACATATTGATGGCCAAAGAAGGATGAGTGTTTGTTCCGCGAGCTGACGGACTACGAAGAATGCTCATGAGGGAGTGTCACGACACCCTGTGGGCAGGTCACCCAGGATGGCAGAGAACCCATGCACTTCTCAAGCAGGGTTACTATTGGGCCCAGATGTGGGACGATGTCACGGAATACATCAAGACTTGCTTAACATGCCAGCAAGACAAGATTGAGGGTCAAAAGACTCCAGGGCTATTGGAACCACTGTCCATTCCGACTCGCCCGTGGGAGAGTGTCTCCCTTGACTTTATTACTAACCTCCCGAAGGTGGGAGACTTATCAGGCATCCTGGTAGTGGTTAACAGGTTTTCAAAGTATGCCACCTTTGGGCCAACTCCAAAGTATTGCTCGGCGAAAGATACAGCAAGCCTCTTATTCAAACATGTGGTGAAGTATTGGGGTGTGCCTCAGAACATTGTCAGTGATCGGGACACTAGGTTCACGGGAACATTCTGGACCTAGCTGTTCAAGCTGCTCGGGTCTGAGCTCAACATATCTTCAAGTTATCATCCACAGACTGATGGGCAAACAGAAAGGTTCAACGGGATGTTGGAGGAATACTTGCGCCATTTCGTTCATGCCAATCAGCAGAATTGGGCGCAATTGCTAGATGTTGCACAATTTTGTTTCAACTCGAAGAAGAGCTCATCCACCAACAAGAGTGCTTTTGAAATTGTCACTGGCCAACAGCCTCTCTTGCCTCATACTGTGCAAGAAGTCTACAAAGGAGCGAATCCATGTGCTTTCAACTTCACAAAATAGTGGAAGACCAATGCCGAGATTGCTCAAGCCTACCTAGAGAAAACAGCGGGGAGAATGAAGAAATGGGCAGATGAAGGTCGCAAGCCCAGGGAGTTTAAAACAGGAGACATGGTTCTTGTCAAGCTGCTCCCGGAACAACTCAGGTTCATGCGCTCTAGAGACAAGCTACTATTCTGAAAGTATGAAGGACCGCTCCCCATCATTTCTAAAGTGGGGAAATGCTCCTACAAAGTCGATACTCCCACCTGGATGAGAGTCCACCCCGTCTTCCACGTCAACAACCTCAAGCTGTACCAGCCAGACCATGAAGATCAAGCACGCAACCAACCTGTTCGAGAGCACGTCGACATCAGACCACCCAAGCCGAAAGAAGTGGAGGAGATCCTAGCAGAGAGAGTGACTAGAGTGTCAAGGCGCCCATGCCAGCAGTTCCTGGTCAAGTGGAAGGgtcttggagatgaagaaaccaGTTGGGAGAATGTTGAAGACCTGAAGAAGAAGTTCCAGCAGAAGATTCAAGACTTTAAGGCCAAAGCAGTCGGCGCTCCTGAAGAAGAAGTTCCAGCAGAAGATTCAAGACTTCAAGGCCAAAGCAGTCGTCGAGAGCGCCGACAGCTTAAATGGGGGAGGATGTTAGGGGCCacacttgtaatgctgcaagcaaccttgtccaaggtcattagtcaagcctttggttggtttgcttgtgtgctagGGATGTTTAGGcaatttacaaattatgtaatttattttattttagcattAGTCTCTTCGGCCTTTTTTATGTTTCCTCCTGTCATGTTCATGTAAGGCCGATATGCTCTTTGGGGAGGAGTTCCTATtcggcatagtttggactagtgaactagtataggtactcacttggctgacttgcttgCTAGCAAGTGCCACACGGTCCGCTTTGCGCATTGCAAAGTTCGGCCCGTGACACTAAGTCACGGGTTGGACCTTGGGCTTGGGTTTTCTtttgggctttagggtttttaAGATTTAGTTTTTAAATCCCAATAACTCCCTAGCGGACGGAAATAAATAGGAGGCCTTTGCTCTAtctgcttcttcctcttcccagGAATGAACTCACTCCCATAATCCATTTTATCTTCAGAGAATTCGTCCCCACATGGGAGAGACATGGGGACGTAAATAAAGGGGTCATTAGCTAGGGGGACCGAAGGGCCCTAACTATTTGTTTGGCTAAGGTAGTGGGTTTAGGCCCAGCTTAGGCTTGCTATTGTAGTGGGCTTTAGTCTACACTAGGGTTTCTTTTTACACCAAGTTAATGAATCTTGtggagtaccacaattgagtgcattgacgaAAGGAGATTCAAGGTAGTTTTCTTAGTGTACGTTGAGAATTGTAATTATGTAGGCTCTTAAAATAAGTGATCATCATTGTACTAGTGGATAGTACTCGCATTCCTTTACATGCTTAACCACTGAGTTAGGGTACAAGCATATAAGGTTTATTTGCATGTGTTGTTCTAGTTTTAGGATTAAATGAAAtctctattactctgtcaacaaaaaaaaaaaacataagcaTTTACTAAAAGTTATCATAAGTATAAGTATTTATTTTAATCGTGATaacattataaataattaattttaaCTATTTTGTTGGAGATGCACTAATGATCTTAAATAATAATGTAGAACTATCACGCTTGCTCACTTAAGGACAGTAtgaagggactgtgagggacaagtggaTCTTAGTCACATAtattaaatatttaaatttaaatgaTATGTATGAACGGTTATGCTTTGAAtctatcgttaaggcattcaaaactgcgatttacaattatatgtatgaaaggttcaggttggacagatttggttcgtccgtTGATTTAATCTTATTCGATACCTTAATAACCAtcgatttgactgaaaatttgcagatagaggtggcaaacgggccggctcggcccattttaagcgggcctagtcgtgcttgggccggtccatttat
Above is a genomic segment from Rosa chinensis cultivar Old Blush chromosome 3, RchiOBHm-V2, whole genome shotgun sequence containing:
- the LOC112192511 gene encoding uncharacterized protein LOC112192511 — encoded protein: MRVHPVFHVNNLKLYQPDHEDQARNQPVREHVDIRPPKPKEVEEILAERVTRVSRRPCQQFLVKWKGLGDEETSWENVEDLKKKFQQKIQDFKAKAVGAPEEEVPAEDSRLQGQSSRRERRQLKWGRMDV